The DNA window tatatatgtatatttatctatctatctatctatatatatatatatatatatatatatatatatataaatatatatatgtgtgtgtgtgtgcgtgtgtgtgtgtgtacgtgtgtgaagTATAAATGAATAATATGTATGAATATCATAGCTTTCTGGTTTTGCAGATTTCTGTGAAAAGTAAAAAGTTTTCATTGCCAACCTACCCTCATTCTAAGGTAACATAACCGGATTTGTGTATGCGTAAGTGAACGTAACCAGATTTGTGTATGCATAAGAGTACGACAATTAAAAGGTAGAAAGCATAGTATAAGTAAGGTCATGACCTTTCCTTCTTCATTTTTCAGTGTGTAGACAACATCCCATACATCACAAGATGCGCAGAAGGATCTCTCTACGATGGCCTCAAGCACGAGTGTGTGGACAAATTTGTGAAGGACATCAAGTGTGGACCTCAGACAACAAGTGAGTAAAAAGAACATGATAGTTGAGTTGTAAGAGGGCTTGagaggaagctctctctctctctctctctctctctctctctctctctctctctctctctctctctctctctaatactctATTGAATATTCATCAAATTTTATTAAAACAGTTTTTCAGCTTCATGAAAATCATCTACTTTCAATAATCTTTGCAAAAATTTTAACTGATATTTTCTTCAGCATCAGACAAAATCAACTTTGTTCTGTTAAATTTTCATCAGATTCTTTAAAACAGATTTTCAGCTTCAAGACAATCGTGAATTTTCAATATCGTGTTAAATTTACAACAGATTTTTTAAACAAATTTCTACCTTCATGACAATCGAGAACTTTCAATATTCTGTTAAATTTTCTACATATTTTTTCGAAACAAATTTTCAGCTTCATGAAAATCATCAACTTTCAATAATCATTGTAAAActtttaattgatattttcttCAGCATCAGAAAACTCGTCAAccttaatgattttaatttttcaacaTACTCTTCTAAAACAAATCTTGAACTTTCAATACTCTCTTAAATTTTCAccagatttttttaaaataaaattttcagcttCATGAAAATCGTCAACTTTCAATACTCTTAAATTTTCAAcaatattttaaaacaaaattccAGCTTCATGACAATCGTTAACTTTTAATATTCTGTTAAATTCACAAcagatttttaaaaacattttcagCTTCATGAAAACCATCAACTTTTAATATCCTGTTAAATTTACAACagattttttaaaacaaattttcagCTTAATGAAAACCATGAACTTTTAATATCCTGTTAAATTTACAACAGATTTTTTTAAAACAGATTTTCAACTTAATGAAAACCATCAACTTTTAATATCCTGTTAAATTTACAACAGATTTTTTAAAACAGATTTTCAGCTTAATGGAAACCGTCAACTTTTAATACTCTGTTAAATTTCCATCCTATTTTTAAACAACTTTTCAACTTCATGAAATTTAAACAAATATCAGCTTCATGAAATTTAAACAATTATTAGCTTCATGAAAAGTCAACTTTCAATACTCTTAAATTTTCAACAgaattttttaaaacaaatttccaCCTTCATGACAATCGTGAACTTTTAATATTCTGTTAAATTTCTATCCTATTTTCAAACAAGTTTTCAGCTTCATCAAACTTAACAATCTCCTCTCTTTCAGCCGAGATCCCTGTGACCACCCCAGACCCCTTCAAGGCCCCTAAATGCGACCCTGATAACTGCCGACTTCCTTACTGCCACTGCTCCTTGGATGGAACAGATATTCCTGAGGGTCTTAGAAAAGAAGATGTAAGGGGgattttgtgttaatatttattctctctctctctctctctctctctctctctctctctctctctctctctctctctctctctctctctctactgtgttgggttagagttctcttgcctgtgagtacgcactcaggtacactattctatccttttccttatttcctttccttactgggctattttctctgttggagctttatccgtatagcatcctgcttttccaacaataaggttgtagcttagctaataataataataataataataataataataataataataataataacaaaaaccaaaatagaaaaaaaatgaccataattatgacaaaaaaaaaccatggaatcaataacaataacaaaagtaCTGTATACTGCCCGTCATCATCAAGTCTTTAATCACCTCCACCCTCACTTTCCCTTCCCTCGCCTTCCAGATTCCTCAGATCATCATGATCACCTTCGACGGTGGCATCAACGACCTCAACTTCGAAACCTACAACAACATCTTCCTGGAGAACAGGACCAACCCCAACGGATGCCCCATCCGAGGCACCTTCTTCGTCTCCCACGACTACACCAACTACCAGCAGGTGCAGGAGTATTACAGCCAAGGGCACGAGATCGCTGCAGGGTCAATCAGGTGAGTTTCTCAAAGGTTTGAggtctttaaaggccgctcatgaatgacagaggcaagggacagtgactttccaGCCGAGTCAATCAGGTGAGTTTTcccagtctattggaaacgtccctgccagctGATTCACtgaactgggattcgagtcccacttaagcttgatagttccttgtagtgtcaaTCAGAGAGCTGtgggggcctattggaaacgtcccaaccAGCTGATTCACTGGACTGGGGTTTTGAGTCCCGCTTAAGAtctatagttccttgtagtgtcaaTCACAGGGTTGTAggggcctattagaaacgtccctgcctggtgatctgcctgattgcggttcgagtcccgcttaagcttgatagttttttgtagtgtgaACGACAGGGTTGggagtggcctattggaaatgttcttGCCTGCTGTTcattggactggggttcaagtcccactcagctCGATAGCTTCTTACACTTCAGGTATGTAGTAGCCTattggtgatctgccagactggggttcgagtcccgctcaagcttgatagtttcttatagtatcaACCACAGAGTtgtggtgccctattggaaacgtactTGCCTTCTGTTCAttgcactggggttcgagtccatctCAGgtgcgatagtttcttgtagtgtctataaccttaccatccttgagaggtaAGGATAAGGAGTTtgcgggagcatataggtctaccagctgagtcatcaacagccgttgCCTGGCTCTCCCTTATCCTAGATTAGGTGTTGagggaggcttaggcgctgatcacacaaatatataaatatatatatatgtatatatatacatatatatatatatatactgtatatacatatatatatatatatatatatatatatatatatatatatttatatatatatatatatatatattatatatatatatatatatatatatatatatatatggtcagtctctagggcattgttctgctagcttgAGTATTGTCCCTTGCCTGAAAGGAGTGGACTGGAGTGATCGAAAGGGCTGTGCGCGCCATTTAACGTCCTTGGTGCGCGCAATGTTACTTGGGAAGAGCCCGTGCTAGCATGGGCAATTTTCGGAATTTTCTGTTCATAAGTTTCTCGTAATAAGGAAGAACCCATTATGTCAAAAAGGGTTGAATCTAttataacgttgttattgatctcaagatatcttatattttctattcaagatTCTCACAAAGAACccataatgtcaaaaaaaaaaaatacatgaatctATGTTAAACTGTTACTGAACGctaagatattttacattttctaattcattacttctcataatagtttatctatttccatattttatttcctcaccgagctattttccccattagaacccttggacttatagcatccagcttttccaattctggttatagcttagctagtaataacaatagtaaacttttccaactaaggttataccatccacagtaacaacaattaataataatggaGCCAACCTCTATCATCAGTAGTAGTATTATCAGTATTATACATTACTAGTATCGTCATTATGCATaactattatcgtcattattaccAACAGCCGTCGCAAGGGACTGGAAGATGAATCCGAAGACACCTGGATCGGAGAAATGGTAACAATGAGGGAGATCCTCAGGAACTTCGCCAACGTGAGACCAGAGGATGTCATTGGCCAGAGAGGTCCTCATCTCAAGCCAGGCAGGAATGCCCAGTACGAGGTCAGTTGATTGGAATACTTGACctatgaggttaggttaggttaggtgaggttaggttaggttaggttaggtttatatTAAATGGATGCTGATAAAAACATTAACACACGATATAGAATGTTACTTTCAAAAGTCACATACTTGAGTAAAATAGGACAGGAAGGAATGACCAGTACGAGGTCAGTTGATTGGATTACTTGACCtctgaggttaggttaggttaggttaggtttatgtTAAATGGATGCTCATAAAACACAAACAATCAATATAGAATGTTACTTTCAAAAGTCACATACTTGAGTAAAACAGGATAGGCAGGAATGCCTAGTACGAGGTCAGTTGATTGGAATACTTGACCTATGAGGTTAGGTTAGGGAGGTTAAGTTTATGTTAAATGGATGCTGATAAAGCATAAACAATCAATATTGAATGTTACTTTCAAAAGTCACATACTTGAGTAGAATAGGACAGACAGGAATGCCCAGTACGAGGACAGTTGATTGGATTACTTGACCTATGAAGTTAGGTTTATGCTAAATGGATGCTGATAAAACATTAACAATCAATATAGAATGTTACTTTCAAAAGTCACATACTTGAGTAAAATAGGACAGGCAGGAATGCCCAGTACGAGGTCAGTTGATTGGAATACTTGACctatgaggttaggttaggttaggtttatgcTAAATGGATGCTGATAAAGCATAAACAATCAATATTGAATGTTACTTTCAAAAGTCACATACTTGAGTAAAATAGGACAGGCAGGAATGCCCAGTACGAGGTCAGTTGATTGGAATACTTGACctatgaggttaggttaggttaggtttatgcTAAATGGATGCTGATAAAGCATAAACAATCAATATTGAATGTTACTTTCAAAAGTCACATACTTGAGTAAAATAGGACAGGCAGGAATGCCCAGTACAAGGTCAGTTGATTGGAATACTTGACctatgaggttaggttaggttaggtcaggtttaTGCTAAATAGATGCTGATAAAACAAACAATCTATATAGAATGTTATTTTCAAAAGTCACATACTTGAGTAAAATAGGACAGGCAGGAATGCCCAGTACGAGGTCAGTTGATTGGATTAATAGACctatgaggttaggttaggttaggttaggttaggttaagtttgttAAATGGATACTGATAAAACATCATTAACAATCTATATAGAATGTTAGTTTCAAAGGTCACATAATTGTGTAAAATAGGACAGGCAGGAATGCCCAGTACGAGGTCAGTTGATTGGAATACTTGACCAatgaggttaggttagggtaggtaaaatgaataattttctacaaaaaaaaaaaaatcagtgtataTCAATGATTTACTAATCATTACAGAGTTAAACAGTGATAAATCGTatgattttatatgatttttaatattacATTAGTTCTAGGTCTATCaaacttttaaaattttcatataataataatcaatttgatTTCTTATCTGTAGTAAAATAAGAATGCAGGAAGACGGCAAATTAAAATTCGATGAACGGGATTACGGTCtatcaaaactataaaacaaataGAATAAATACTGAATAACTATTGTATATTACTTCCCCTCtaaaaaaatctcaaattctaaATTCTTGCATTTCACCCATAATTCTTTTCCAGGTCCTGGCATCCTACGGCTTCTCCTGGGATTCCACAATCAATGTCCCACCAGTTGCCGTCCCAGTCTGGCCCTACTCCCTAGAATACGAGATTCCCCACGAGTGCCGATCCGGAACTTGCCCATCCAGGTCTTTCCCAGGTAATGAGCAATGCTGGTTCTAGCAGCTGCTAGTCTGTACAGCATTCTTAAGTCTCTCCCCATACTTAGACGGACTTGCAGTAGAGCATTCTTAGGTCTCTCCCCGTACTTAGACGGACTTTCAGTATAGCATTCTTAGGTCTCTCCCCGTACTTAGACGGACTTGCAGTATAGCATACTTAGGTCTCTCCCCGTACTTAGACGGACTTGCAGTATAGCATTCTTAAGTCTCTCCCCGTACTTAGACGGACTTGCAGTATAGCATACTTAAGTCTCTCCCCGTACTTAGACGGACTTGCAGTATAGCATACTTAAGTCTCTCCCCGTACTTAGACGGACTTGCAGTATAGCATACTTAAGTCTCTCCCCGTACTTAGACGGACTTGCAGTATAGCATACTTAAGTCTCTCCCCGTACTTAGACGGACTTGCAGTATAGCATTCTTAAGTCTCTCCCCGTACTTAGACGGACTTGCAGTAGAGCATACTTAAGTCTCTCCCCGTACTTAGACGGACTTGCAGTATAGCATTCTTAAGTCTCTCCCCGTACTTAGACGGACTTGCAGTAGAGCATTCTTAAGTCTCTCCCCGTACTTAGACGGACTTGCAGTAGAGCATTCTTAAGTCTCTCCCCGTACTTAGACGGACTTGCAGTAGAGCATTCTTAAGTCTCTCCCCGTACTTAGACGGACTTGCAGTAGAGCATTCTTAAGTCTCTCCCCGTACTTAGACGGACTTGCAGTAGAGCATTCTTAAGTCTCTCCCCGTACTTAGACGGACTTGCAGTAGAGCATTCTTAAGTCTCTCCCCGTACTTAGACGGACTTGCAGTAGAGCATTCTTAAGTCTCTCCCCGTACTTAGACGGACTTGCAGTAGAGCATTCTTAAGTCTCTCCCCGTACTTAGACGGACTTGCAGTAGAGCATTCTTAAGTCTCTCCCCGTACTTAGACGGACTTGCAGTATAGCATTCTTAAGTCTCTCCCCGTACTTAGACGGACTTGCAGTATAGCATTCTTAAGTCTCTACCCATAGTTAGACGGACTTGCAGTATAGCATACTTAAGTCTCTATCCATAGTTAGATGGACTAGTCACTATAGCAATCTTTTAAGTGTCTACCCATAGTTAAATGGAAGTGCCTTTTAAGAACTTTATTAATATGTCGGAACaacagtatatactgtaatattggTTTCAAATGTCGTTTACCAGCatattaaaacaaaaactaaacagAATGCACTTGACTTAAGTCGGAAATATTGTAATGTTTCACTCCATTGCACttgattttaataggaaattttgtTTTCACTTCATTGCCCTTGACTAGTcgataaaattttgatgtttcacTTCATTGCAATTGACTTTAGTTATCAATATTCTAATGTTTCCTTTTATTGCACTTAATTTTAGTCATTAATATTCTAATGTTTCCTTTTTATTGCACTTAATTTTAGTCATTAATATTCTAATGTTTCATTTTCTTTGCACTTTGAGTTAAGTCATTAATATTTTAATGTTTCACTCCATTGGACTTAATTCAAGTCGTTAATATTGTAACATTTCATTCTCATTGCACTTGACTTTAGGTCCTTAATATTCTAATGCTTCACTCTCATTGCACTAGACTTTAGTCACTAATATTCTAATGTTTCACTCTCATTGCACTCGATTTTAGTCATTAATATTATTTCACTCCATTGCACTTGACTTTAGTCGATAATAATCTAATGTTTTACTCCCATTGCACTTGACTTAAGTCGAAAATATTCTAATGTTTCACTCCATTGCACTCGATTTTAGTCATTAATAATCTGTTTCACTCCATTGCACTCGATTTTAGTCATTAATAATCTGTTTCACTCCATTGCACTCAATTTTAGTCATTAATAATCTGTTTCACTCCATTGCACTTGACTGAAGTCATTAATATTCAAACGTTTCCCTCTCATTTCAGGCGTCTGGGAACTCCCAATGAACTCCCATTACAAGGACACAAATTACGAAGGAGGATTCTGTCCCTACCTCGACCAGTGTGCACTGAGTTACTTAAGCGAACCTGAGGTAGTTCAGTGGCTCCTGAAGGACTTCGAACGCCATTACACTACTAACAAGTAAGGGAAAATGAGTAAGGGGAAAATGAGTAAGGGGAAAATGAGTAAGGGAAAAAAGAGTAAGGGGAAAATGAGTAAGGGGAAAATTATTTTGGGGGAAAATGAGTAAGGGGAAAATGAGTAAAGGGAAATGAGTAAGGGGAAAATGAGTAAAGGGAAATGAGTAAGGGGAAAATGAGTAAAGGGAAATGAGTAAGGGGAAAATGAGTAAAGGGAAAATGAGTAAAGGGAAAATGAGTTAGGAAAATGAGTAAGGGGAAAATGAGTAAAGGGAAAATGAGTTAGGAAAATGGGTAAGGGGAAAATGAGTAAAGGGAAATGAGTAATGGGAAAATGAGTAAAGGGAAAATGAGTTGGGAAAATGAGTAAAGGGGAAATGAGTTAGGAAAATTGGTAAATGGAAAATGGGTAAGAGGGAAATGATTATGGGGAAAAGTGAGTTAGGGGAAAAAGAGTAAGGGGAAAATGAGTAAAGGAAAAAGGAGTAAGGGGCAAATTGATAGCTTACAATTAAGTGTCTTAGTAGATTCATTGATAACTTTCAATTGCTTATTTTGAGATTCATTGATAAATTTTGATTAGTTGTTTTGAGAGTGTTATAGATAACTTTTAAATAATGGTTTTTACAGCTTCAATTATAATTTCATATAATGTTTTTGGGGGCGAGATTCATTGATAACTTTCTTTCACATGTTCTGAGAGATTCATGGAAAACTTTCAATTAGTTATTTAGGAATATTCGTGGATAATTTTTGGCTGGTTATTTTGCAAGATGCATGAATAACCTTTGGTTAGTTATTTTGCAATATTCATGGGTAACTTTCAATTGGATGTTTAGGGAGATTCATGGATAGTTTCAAAATAGTTATTTGAATTTCAAATAGTTATTTTGGAACATTTAAGAATAACTTTTAATTACCCTAAAAGTTTCAAGGAcaaatttcaatgattttttttttttttttgagaaattcaaGAATCCAACTGGTAGCTTTATACATCCAAGAAGAGCTTTCAATAGGGGACTTTGAACTGTTCAATAATAACTTTCCATAAGTAGCTTTGAAGATCTAGAAACACATATCAGTTATTTGCTCTTAGATATTCAAGATAGCTTCAGAAAATAACTCATGTCAGGCACAATGATCCGTCCTTTTTCTAGGATTGCTTGTTTAAGAGAAACCCCAATTTAATGCTTAGTCAGGAATTTTTTATCCCTGTTCttctaggacattccaaaatcaaaccaatgttctctagtcttgggtagtgccataacgtctgtaccatggccttccacatacttggattacagttctcttgcttgagggtacacttggc is part of the Palaemon carinicauda isolate YSFRI2023 chromosome 15, ASM3689809v2, whole genome shotgun sequence genome and encodes:
- the Cda4 gene encoding chitin deacetylase 8; translated protein: MNAPPSTAFFLLVLSVLGGAHSEFVCPLKNGQFASPESCRVFYQCVDNIPYITRCAEGSLYDGLKHECVDKFVKDIKCGPQTTTEIPVTTPDPFKAPKCDPDNCRLPYCHCSLDGTDIPEGLRKEDIPQIIMITFDGGINDLNFETYNNIFLENRTNPNGCPIRGTFFVSHDYTNYQQVQEYYSQGHEIAAGSISRRKGLEDESEDTWIGEMVTMREILRNFANVRPEDVIGQRGPHLKPGRNAQYEVLASYGFSWDSTINVPPVAVPVWPYSLEYEIPHECRSGTCPSRSFPGVWELPMNSHYKDTNYEGGFCPYLDQCALSYLSEPEVVQWLLKDFERHYTTNKAPYMLALTTNWFQTPSLTNGLLAFIDETLQYPDVYYTTVTEALQWVTTPQSLGNLDRFQPWNCKQKVLPEAPCAAPESCKLVLNPINDNSTFAPSGSRYMVTCNQCPTVYPWVWDATGLGRGIDQYVPEYPTDRADASNAAAAEELV